From Aegilops tauschii subsp. strangulata cultivar AL8/78 chromosome 5, Aet v6.0, whole genome shotgun sequence:
GTTGATGAGACATAGGGAGTTTATTCCTCAGAAGTTGAACAGGGATCAAAACAGAGTTGCCGATCGTTTGGCAAATTATAGTCGTATAGAGTGTACCACGGCTGTGTGGATGCATGTAGGACCACCATGTATTGAGGATCTTTTACCTCTCGACTGTAACTCTCTCAATATGGAATAAAACTCCTTTTCCCTTGCAAAAAAAAGGAATTAATCATTCTTATTTTCTGGGCCATATGGTCATGTCCAAGAAAATTAAATATTAACTGAGAAGATCGCATTTCAAATACTACAAGTCAACACAACACACATCAGAGACATCAGCGCCAGCTTGAAAATGTGACATGCCACTTTTTCACAGGCAAAATGCAAGAAGCAGAAATCACCATGCGAGATGTACATGTGTTCATGTGTCCAAGAGACGAGAAATGCAAGAAGCAGGAGTCACCATGTGAGATGCCGAAGCCAAAATCAAACAGACCATGTGCTAGACCAGCACAAGCTTTCGACTCGATGTTCAGAAAGAATAGATTGCTGGAAGCATCAACAATTGCATGTCTCCATCTCAAGGGCCGCCCTATATACTTAAAATTATTATTAGGAATTTAGGATATCATTACCACCCAGAAGATCAATTGGTATCTCATTGCGCAATCACACACGGAAATGGGCCCACTTCCAGGTCATGTAAGTCTATTCTTGGCCACTACTTGAAACAAGTCAGTATGCCAGCAATTAGTTTCCAACAAGTGGCAAACTCATGTCCCTAGAGGAATCAAATCAAGATCACATTGCTCGCCCCCTGCACTCTTGCAGCATTGCATGTTCCGAGTTCATCATGTCTCTGTCCCTTGCCAACTTGTCATGATATTGATAGATACAACGGCACATCATGATGCTTCTCTCCCCTCTCACCTATAAATCTATCAGCTTACCACCACCATCTCATTATCACTTCATCCACAAACCAACCACTACAGCACCTGTTACAAAAGTTTCTCTGAACTATTAGCCAAGAAACAAGGAGAATCAGCCATGGTCAGTGCCAAGAGGCTTGCCCAACTAGCAAACAAGTGGCAGAGAATGGCGGCCATGGGGAGGAAGAGGATCACCCAGAATGCAATGGCAAAAAGAGCAGCCGAGGAGTGCCGGCCGATGACCCCAGTAGCAGTGAAGGGACACTGCACGGTATACACCGCTGATGGGAGCCGGTTCGAGGTGCCACTGGCATTCCTCAGCACGACAGTCTTCAGCGAGCTCCTGAGGATGTCTCAGGAGGAGTTTGGATTCTCAGGCAGCAACGATGGCCGGATCACGCTGCCCTGTGACGCTGTGGTCATGGAGTACGCCATGCGCTTGCTCCGGAGAGATGCCTCCGCCGAAGTAGTGATGGCGTTCCTGAGCTCCATCGCGAGGCCGTGCTGTTTTGACGGCAGTGTGGCGGCGCCATGCATAGGGCTTAGCCAGTATGTAGCTGTTTGTTAGCTTCTGAAGAATGGCAGGTAGCTAGGATCCTTATCCTAGGCACCATTTTTGCTCAACAGAAGATGTAAATATGATGCTAGTAGATTGGAAATGGAAAACTAATTTCATGAAATTTGCAAGCTTTCTGATCAGGCTAAGTGTTCAACTGTTTGTCTCAGACTCAGTACGTAACTGGCAAAGCTTCAGTAACACAGCTATATTTGTGTTTTAACAAACCGAGTCAAGGCATACACTTTAAAACTACAACCAATATGCGCTCATATTTTAGAAACCATAAAACTAATGAGTCCTGCACATGTTTTCCTTGAAGAATGACATAGGAGCTTTGCCTATCATTGAACACGAAAACAGAGGGTATAGATTCAAGTATGCATACCACATGAGTTTAACAAATGTTACCTGCCTAGAATTAGATGAAAGAAAACTTCCATTAAACTGCTGAATAACTAATGGACACCTGCAGATTGAGCAACTGAGAACTAGTTAGTAGTTACCAAACACTTGAATAATCCTAGATAAAAATCTCAGTTTTGTGAAGAATTAAGTAGTGAAATATACCTTTCAGAACAGAGTTTGTATTTCTTTCTTTCTGACTTAGAAGTCAAAATGGGGGAAAAAGAGTGAAATGGATGGATCAGATCACAAGCTGAAAAAACAGCGACATCTGTTGAGCAAATGGATTCAGGCAGACGAACGCATCTGACCGATCAACAACCAATCTGAGGCCGAAAGTTAAGAGGCGACCGATCATTGACAGTGATAATATCTCAACCCGATCCATCCATATCCAAATCACAGAATAGATCATGGCCTTGTCTTCACCAGCTTGCCAAACTGACAAATGATATGAGAGCAAACCAATGGTTTAATGTCACTGCTATTGGATCCAGCATGTTCCAAACATTTGACCCCATCACAATCTAATCCAAATGAATCATACTACAACACTGCATGTGCTGATCCCATGGCCATGACCATGTCTCTTATCATCTTTTGTAATGACAACTACACTCCACCCTCACCATGTCCTTCCTCTCGGAAAAAAATTCAGTGAACGGCTATGCTCAACACCATCAGCTCATACACCACCAACTAAGCATTGCAGCATCCATACCTCACTTCTCTGGTTTCCAGCTGAAAAACAAGAGCCGGAAACAACCATGGTCAGCGCCAAGCGACTTGCTCAATTTGCAAAGAAGTGGCAGAGGATGGCAGCATTTAAGAGGAAGAGGCTGACAACAGCCAAAGAAGATGAGATGTGCTGCATCTCTGTAGCAGTCAAGGGCCACTGTGTCATGTACACAGCCAATGGGATGCGCTTTGAGGTAGCATTGGTGTACCTCAGCACGACGATCTTCAGCGAGCTCCTGAGGATGTCCCAGGAGGCGTTGGGCTTCGCAAGCGATGGCAAGATCACACTGCCTTGTGATGGAGTATGTCATGTGCTTGCACAGGAGAAATGCCACTTCGAAGTCGAGAACGCGCTGCTGAGCTCCATGGTGACTTCTTGTCACTACACTGGTTGCACAATTCTAACTGTTGGAGCAAATTGGCTGTTTGTAGCTCCTGAAGAACATGCATGCAGAGCATGTTCTTGTCCTCTGTTTTCTGTAGTTTACCTGGATAGTGTAGATAGGTAGATATAAGAAATGGAGAAGGAAAATTGCTGTGTATTGCACTATAATCTTGCAAGCAATCAAGCAGCAACGCCAGTAGCCGCAGTTGTTTTTCTCGTAGATATACATTGCATTCAGTGAATAAATATTTGATGCAACTGTTCATTTAGATGCCAATAGTTCCATAGCCAGGTTATTAGGGGGAAAAGAATGATGAAATTTTGAGAGAAGCTATTAAAGGGCCATCGGGACTTTGGGATAAGAAATAAGCAAGTAGTACATAAATCACAAAAGAAAAGATAAATTAGTACTTACCAGTGTATGGAAGATTTTATTCTTAAAATGGAAATCATCAACGTTTAAACATTACTGAACAACTGGACACCCCTGAATCCAAACAACTTTGCATTAGGCAGTCGGCAGACTGAAAATACTCAAGGACAATTACGCCATCTGGCATGTGTTTGTTAATCATAATCTTCAGCTTCATTTGAAACCATGGTTAGCAGGCTTGCTTGCAGGCTTGGAAGATGAAACACTTGTGAAACAAACACTCAAGACATTTGTTAATCAATGTCAATTTGTTCATGTCAGCTTGTGAACATTTGTATGCATCTTCATCAAACTAAAGGACGggcaaaatatatagatgcatggTGCATGAATTAAAATAAAAGGCATGTAATACAGAACGACAAAAGTAACATTCATATTATTACTAACAGAACTTGGTGCCAAACAAATTACGTTGTACAAAATTAGTTATAGCGAGCAAGCGCACAGGCACAGCTTGATAGCAACTATTACTACTACTCAAGAGTTAAGACAGACTCGATCGCTGACAAGTAGCGTAATACACTAATGCATACATAAGTAGTTGTTCTTGGCTCGACAACGATGATGCAGCAAACTACATAAGGAAGCCAAATAGGATACATCAACAACCCTCCTTCGTCTTTGCAGCTAGCTAGGTTAATAATGGCAATCGAGCTTTTACTCTGCTTGTCCGGTAGGTGGACGTGAAGTGGCAGCGGCTTCGGCGAGGTCAATGTGCTCTTGAACGAACTTCTCCAAGGTTTTCCTGTGGTCCTTGAAGGCCATGATGTTGTACTCCCTGATCGTCGTAGTGTCGGCCCCGAAGACTGTCTTCTCACAGAGGTTGATGAAAAAGTCGAGCTGGTCATGCACGATGAGGCGCTGTGCAGCGAGGGCGACCTCCAGGCAGACCTCCGCAGGTGTGGCCACGGGCAGCTGCACGCCCATCAGCGCGCGGAAGAGATCATTTCCATAAAGGCCGGCGAGCTGGGCAGCGGGGGAGATGCCGCGGCGGCGGCCTTTAGGGCTGCGCGTGGCCTGGAGGCGCGCGCTGATGTCGTCCATCTTCCTGTTGAAGTTGCTGAATTTGACAAGGAAGTCGTCCATCCTCCTTCTGAACGAATCCGTGTCATCGGAGAGACAACGCAGCACGGCGCCCAGCAGCACCCGCTCGAGGCGTCCCAGAGCGTCAGGGTGCGGGTGGGCGTCCCGAGCCGCCTTGAGAACACGATTGTAGTTTGTAAAAAGTGCCGCCATATCTATGCCAAGGTAGGAGTACACATAGAGGGGTTAATAATCACACACAGTTGTCCATTTAACAAACATAAATGTGTAGAAACAATATGTGATTCACAAGAAGATATAGTAAGAGGCCAAAAATTACAACTTCACAAAAGCTATTCAGGTTGCGAAAATTAGATGGCTAATATGCAGCTCCCAAAGATGTCCGCTGCTGTTTCAGATTGGAAAATTAATGAATAACAGGTTCCACTATGAACTGCCCCCAAAGAGCATGAACCTTTACAGGACGAACTAGCACTAATTGAACCCTTGAAATATCCCAAAACTGGTGTATGAGCTAACTGCATACTAAAATCTGCACAAGAACAGAGCAAGCAAATCACATCTGGGCTTAGGGTTCGATGGGGATGGGGGCGGAGGG
This genomic window contains:
- the LOC109782076 gene encoding auxin-responsive protein SAUR36-like codes for the protein MVSAKRLAQLANKWQRMAAMGRKRITQNAMAKRAAEECRPMTPVAVKGHCTVYTADGSRFEVPLAFLSTTVFSELLRMSQEEFGFSGSNDGRITLPCDAVVMEYAMRLLRRDASAEVVMAFLSSIARPCCFDGSVAAPCIGLSQYVAVC
- the LOC109782077 gene encoding auxin-responsive protein SAUR68-like produces the protein MVSAKRLAQFAKKWQRMAAFKRKRLTTAKEDEMCCISVAVKGHCVMYTANGMRFEVALVYLSTTIFSELLRMSQEALGFASDGKITLPCDGVCHVLAQEKCHFEVENALLSSMVTSCHYTGCTILTVGANWLFVAPEEHACRACSCPLFSVVYLDSVDR
- the LOC109782063 gene encoding uncharacterized protein, which gives rise to MYPPPGFFCSTGPNAGYTMSDTERDMAALFTNYNRVLKAARDAHPHPDALGRLERVLLGAVLRCLSDDTDSFRRRMDDFLVKFSNFNRKMDDISARLQATRSPKGRRRGISPAAQLAGLYGNDLFRALMGVQLPVATPAEVCLEVALAAQRLIVHDQLDFFINLCEKTVFGADTTTIREYNIMAFKDHRKTLEKFVQEHIDLAEAAATSRPPTGQAE